A genomic region of Vitis vinifera cultivar Pinot Noir 40024 chromosome 7, ASM3070453v1 contains the following coding sequences:
- the LOC100251726 gene encoding uncharacterized protein LOC100251726, which yields MELPRYVVFKSKYNNKCLRYIHEDGEIHGFLQFSGEEVMTPYSKYHVEMAKNGKGLVHIRCCYNNKYWVRWSENHWWIVAGADETDEDQSLWTCTLFEPVYVDGDAQTLRFRHVQLGHYACLWRLPPPYGSCLFAGSASPDKDLYDVFTIIDWESLLILPKHIAFKGDNDYYLSARTIEGRPYLEFASTDIGDPTVGNEVFTTQDGSARIKSDYFGRFWRRSPNWILADSDDSTNNNSNTLFWPVRVDKNVVALRNLGNNNFCKRLTTEGKTSCLNAGVSTISREARLEVAELVLSRNIYNVNFRLMDARIYDQRVIVMTTGGAINMTQEPHTQQVKLSYTETNSRTWKGSVSLKSGVKITIESGVPFIADGKLEVSSEFSGTGTYEWGETESLTTAKETVYSVTVPARTRVTISMIATQGSCDVPFSYTQRDTLTDGKNVVYNMDDGVYVGVNCFNVEYQTKEEKL from the coding sequence ATGGAATTACCAAGGTATGTGGTgttcaaatcaaaatataacaACAAGTGCTTGCGGTACATCCATGAAGATGGGGAGATTCATGGATTTCTCCAATTCTCGGGAGAGGAGGTGATGACCCCCTACTCAAAGTACCACGTGGAGATGGCAAAGAATGGCAAGGGACTAGTGCACATAAGATGCTGCTACAACAACAAATACTGGGTAAGGTGGTCCGAGAACCACTGGTGGATTGTTGCCGGGGCCGACGAAACAGATGAAGACCAATCGTTATGGACATGTACCTTGTTCGAGCCTGTCTACGTGGATGGCGATGCTCAAACACTCCGATTTCGCCACGTCCAGCTTGGACACTATGCATGCTTATGGAGGCTTCCACCTCCTTATGGTTCTTGTTTGTTTGCAGGATCAGCTTCGCCTGACAAGGACCTCTACGATGTCTTTACAATCATTGATTGGGAATCACTATTGATATTGCCAAAACATATCGCCTTCAAGGGCGATAATGACTACTACCTCAGTGCCCGGACGATCGAGGGACGCCCATATCTGGAGTTCGCATCAACTGACATTGGAGATCCGACTGTGGGGAACGAGGTCTTCACCACTCAGGATGGAAGCGCCCGCATAAAGTCAGATTACTTCGGCAGATTCTGGAGGCGCAGCCCTAACTGGATATTGGCTGACTCCGATGATTCCAccaacaacaactccaataccTTGTTTTGGCCCGTTAGAGTTGACAAAAATGTGGTCGCTCTCCGCAACTTAGGTAACAACAATTTCTGTAAGAGACTCACCACCGAGGGCAAGACCAGCTGTCTCAATGCCGGGGTCTCCACAATTTCCAGAGAGGCACGCCTAGAGGTGGCAGAGCTTGTTTTATCAAGAAACATCTATAATGTCAATTTTCGTCTCATGGACGCTAGGATCTACGACCAGAGAGTGATCGTGATGACCACCGGAGGAGCCATTAACATGACCCAAGAACCGCACACTCAACAGGTGAAGCTCTCATATACAGAGACAAATAGCCGTACTTGGAAAGGCAGCGTCTCATTGAAGTCGGGTGTCAAAATCACCATAGAAAGCGGCGTTCCATTCATCGCTGACGGAAAGTTAGAAGTTTCATCCGAGTTTAGCGGTACCGGTACATATGAGTGGGGAGAAACTGAATCACTGACAACAGCAAAGGAGACAGTGTATAGTGTTACTGTGCCGGCGAGGACTAGGGTGACCATAAGCATGATAGCAACACAGGGTTCGTGCGACGTCCCTTTCTCGTACACTCAGCGAGACACTTTGACCGACGGGAAAAATGTTGTTTACAATATGGATGATGGTGTTTATGTTGGTGTGAATTGCTTCAACGTCGAGTACCAGACCAAAGAAGAAAAGCTGTGA